The following proteins are encoded in a genomic region of Streptococcus constellatus subsp. constellatus:
- a CDS encoding MFS transporter — protein sequence MFRRSYKRNIPLMAGVEFLGFLGITSFWILFLSQNRMSLLQIGLLESIFHATGIIFEIPSGMLADRFSYKANLYISRLTSILSSILMLIGQGNFWIYALAMIFNALSYNFDSGTSSALLYDSAVEADLKDCYLKLSSLISGVSEAAISLGTVLAGLFVHGYLYVTYYIMIAVSIVVLILIWLIKEPDMKRQTDKVVTMKKIILTVKEEMKSSPSLFAWMMIFQFVGTMMCMFYFYYQKQLPDLAGWQISTVMLIGSVLNILAVSIASKIGKTWHSFRIFPVVVSLTGGAYILSFLETPFMYILVYLATNALYAMYQPIFYNDLQQYLPNSVRATMLSVTSMMFSLSMIIIFPIVGWLIDSFGFNSTFIGLGTVLIVLVLPLIIVLQRIRKQLKTIEN from the coding sequence ATGTTTAGGAGAAGTTACAAAAGAAATATTCCTCTCATGGCTGGAGTGGAGTTTCTAGGATTTTTAGGTATTACAAGTTTTTGGATTTTATTTCTCAGCCAAAACAGGATGTCTTTACTGCAAATTGGTCTGTTAGAGAGTATTTTTCATGCAACTGGGATCATTTTTGAAATTCCGTCAGGTATGTTAGCAGACAGGTTTTCTTATAAGGCTAATCTGTATATCAGCCGTTTAACAAGTATTTTGTCATCTATTTTGATGTTGATAGGGCAGGGAAACTTTTGGATTTATGCTCTGGCAATGATTTTCAATGCTTTGTCCTATAATTTTGATTCAGGAACGAGCTCTGCACTTTTATATGATTCTGCAGTAGAAGCGGACTTAAAAGATTGTTATTTGAAACTATCAAGCTTGATATCAGGTGTTTCAGAAGCAGCGATTTCTTTAGGAACAGTATTAGCTGGATTGTTTGTACATGGATATTTGTATGTCACTTATTATATTATGATTGCAGTTTCGATTGTTGTTTTAATCTTGATTTGGTTAATAAAGGAACCAGATATGAAAAGGCAAACAGATAAAGTGGTTACGATGAAGAAAATAATCCTGACGGTAAAAGAAGAAATGAAAAGTAGTCCGAGTCTTTTTGCGTGGATGATGATTTTCCAATTCGTTGGAACAATGATGTGTATGTTTTATTTTTACTATCAAAAACAATTACCAGATTTAGCTGGATGGCAAATTTCGACAGTTATGTTAATTGGCAGCGTCTTAAATATTTTGGCAGTTTCTATCGCCAGTAAGATTGGGAAAACATGGCATTCTTTTCGGATTTTTCCAGTAGTTGTCAGTTTAACAGGGGGAGCTTATATTCTGTCGTTTTTGGAAACTCCATTTATGTATATCCTTGTTTATTTAGCGACAAATGCTTTGTATGCCATGTATCAACCGATTTTTTACAATGATTTGCAACAGTATTTACCAAACTCAGTCAGAGCGACCATGTTAAGCGTTACTTCAATGATGTTCAGTTTAAGCATGATTATCATTTTTCCGATTGTTGGTTGGCTGATTGACAGTTTTGGCTTCAATTCGACTTTTATTGGTTTGGGAACGGTACTGATAGTGTTAGTACTACCTTTAATTATCGTTTTACAAAGGATTCGTAAACAGCTGAAAACAATCGAAAATTAA
- the asnS gene encoding asparagine--tRNA ligase: protein MSRELVSIIDVPKHIGEEVTIGAWVANKSGKGKIAFLQLRDGSAFFQGVAFKPNFLEKFGEEAGLEKFNTIKHISQETSVYVTGIVKEDERSKFGYELDVTDLEIIATSVDYPITPKEHGTDFLMDHRHLWLRSRKQMAIMQIRNAIIYASYEFFDRNGFIKFDSPILSGNAAEDSTELFETDYFGTPAFLSQSGQLYLEAGAMALGRVFDFGPVFRAEKSKTRRHLTEFWMMDAEYPFVTHEESLDLQEAYVKALIQGVLDRAPHALEMLERDTDLLKKYATEPFKRISYDEVIDLLQEHENDEDAEYEHIERGDDFGSPHETWISNYFGLPTFVVNYPASFKAFYMKPVPENEDRVLCADLLAPEGYGEIIGGSAREENYEKLLMKIKENGLNPDDYAFYLDLRKYGSVPHAGFGLGLERMVTFVAGTKHIREAIPFPRMLHRIEP, encoded by the coding sequence ATGTCTAGAGAATTAGTAAGCATTATTGACGTCCCAAAGCATATTGGTGAAGAAGTCACTATCGGTGCTTGGGTTGCCAACAAATCAGGAAAAGGAAAGATTGCCTTTCTCCAATTGCGTGATGGCTCTGCCTTTTTCCAAGGTGTAGCTTTTAAACCGAACTTTCTTGAAAAATTTGGTGAAGAAGCTGGGCTTGAAAAATTCAATACAATTAAGCATATCAGTCAAGAGACTTCAGTCTATGTGACTGGTATTGTCAAAGAAGATGAACGTTCAAAATTTGGTTATGAACTTGATGTTACTGACCTTGAAATTATTGCTACATCGGTTGATTACCCAATTACACCGAAAGAACACGGAACAGACTTTTTGATGGATCACCGTCATTTATGGCTTCGGTCGCGCAAGCAAATGGCAATTATGCAGATTCGCAACGCGATTATCTATGCTTCCTATGAGTTCTTTGACCGGAACGGCTTTATCAAATTTGATAGTCCGATTTTATCAGGGAATGCAGCGGAAGATTCAACAGAGCTTTTTGAAACAGATTATTTTGGAACTCCTGCCTTTTTAAGTCAATCTGGACAGCTTTACTTAGAAGCTGGTGCTATGGCACTTGGTCGTGTATTTGACTTTGGTCCGGTTTTCCGTGCTGAAAAATCCAAAACACGTCGCCATTTGACAGAATTCTGGATGATGGATGCAGAATATCCATTTGTTACACATGAAGAATCGCTTGATCTTCAAGAGGCTTATGTGAAGGCTCTGATTCAAGGGGTTTTGGATCGTGCACCACATGCACTTGAAATGTTGGAACGCGATACAGATTTGCTTAAAAAATATGCAACTGAACCATTCAAACGCATTTCTTACGATGAAGTAATTGACCTTTTGCAAGAACATGAAAATGATGAAGATGCAGAGTATGAACACATCGAACGTGGAGATGATTTTGGGTCACCACATGAAACGTGGATTTCAAACTATTTCGGTCTTCCAACTTTCGTTGTGAACTACCCTGCTAGTTTTAAGGCTTTCTACATGAAGCCTGTGCCTGAAAATGAGGACCGCGTGCTTTGTGCAGACCTTTTGGCGCCAGAAGGTTATGGTGAAATTATTGGTGGTTCAGCCCGTGAAGAAAATTATGAAAAACTACTAATGAAGATTAAGGAAAACGGTCTCAATCCTGATGATTATGCCTTTTACCTTGATTTGCGTAAATATGGTTCGGTTCCTCATGCTGGATTTGGACTTGGTTTGGAGAGAATGGTGACATTTGTTGCAGGAACGAAACACATTCGTGAAGCCATTCCGTTTCCACGCATGCTTCACAGAATTGAACCTTAA
- a CDS encoding pyridoxal phosphate-dependent aminotransferase, giving the protein MILSNRVLNMEESVTLAAAARAKALKTQGRNILSLTLGEPDFPTPKNIQNAAVSAIKDGKASFYTVTSGLPELKEAIVAYFAKYYGYTIKSNQVTVATGAKFSLYTFFMSVINPGDEAIIPTPCWVSYGDQIKMAEGIPVFVQATEANHFKVTVEQLEAARTEKTKVLVLNSPSNPTGMIYTAKELLAIGNWAVEHDILILADDIYGRLVYNGNEFTPISSLSEAIRRQTIVINGVSKSYSMTGWRLGYAVGDPEIIAAMSKIAGQTTSNPTTATQYAAIEALTGPQDTVEIMRQAFEERLNTIYPLLSEVPGFDVVKPQGAFYLFPNVKKAMEMKGYTDVTEFTTAILEEVGVALVTGAGFGAPENVRLSYATDMDTLKEAVHRIKTFMEK; this is encoded by the coding sequence ATGATATTATCAAATCGCGTTTTAAATATGGAAGAGAGCGTGACACTAGCAGCAGCAGCGCGTGCAAAAGCTTTAAAAACACAAGGGCGCAATATCCTTTCGCTGACTTTGGGAGAGCCAGATTTTCCAACTCCGAAGAATATCCAAAATGCAGCTGTCTCTGCAATAAAAGACGGTAAAGCTAGCTTTTATACAGTTACTAGTGGTCTGCCTGAATTAAAGGAAGCAATTGTAGCGTATTTTGCAAAATACTATGGTTATACGATTAAATCAAATCAAGTGACTGTTGCGACGGGGGCAAAGTTCTCCCTTTATACTTTTTTTATGAGTGTCATCAATCCGGGCGACGAGGCAATTATTCCGACACCGTGTTGGGTTAGTTATGGTGATCAGATTAAGATGGCAGAAGGGATACCAGTTTTTGTTCAAGCGACAGAAGCAAATCATTTCAAAGTGACTGTTGAGCAATTAGAGGCTGCACGGACAGAGAAAACGAAAGTTTTGGTGCTCAATTCTCCTTCCAATCCAACGGGAATGATTTATACAGCTAAGGAGTTGTTGGCGATAGGTAATTGGGCTGTAGAGCACGACATTCTCATTTTGGCAGATGATATTTATGGTCGTTTGGTTTACAATGGAAATGAATTCACACCAATTTCGAGTCTATCTGAAGCGATCCGCAGGCAAACAATTGTGATCAATGGTGTGTCTAAGTCGTATTCAATGACAGGCTGGCGGCTTGGTTATGCTGTTGGAGATCCTGAGATTATTGCAGCCATGAGCAAGATTGCTGGACAAACAACTTCAAATCCTACGACTGCAACACAGTATGCTGCTATTGAAGCTTTAACTGGTCCTCAAGATACTGTTGAAATCATGCGACAAGCCTTTGAAGAACGTCTTAATACCATTTACCCTTTGCTTTCCGAAGTACCAGGATTTGATGTTGTAAAACCTCAGGGAGCTTTTTACCTTTTTCCAAATGTTAAAAAAGCAATGGAAATGAAAGGCTATACAGATGTAACAGAGTTTACAACAGCTATCCTAGAAGAAGTAGGTGTTGCATTGGTCACAGGAGCTGGATTTGGAGCACCAGAAAATGTTCGTCTCAGCTATGCGACGGATATGGATACCTTGAAAGAGGCCGTTCATCGCATTAAAACTTTCATGGAGAAATAA
- a CDS encoding DUF5590 domain-containing protein, translating to MKNRRKNDKIFVIWQYIIGSVIVLAVLTFSFLYILNLSMIPYQSAKETASKIARQYADLDKVDRFAIYNGKKSYYSLLGKNRKKTQLAVLIEADSDKIYTYELSKGISQEKAEKIAKDNGAKQIDKVTFGYIKEQPIWEIKSGTTYYNVEFETGRLLSKEGL from the coding sequence GTGAAAAATAGAAGAAAAAATGATAAAATTTTCGTTATATGGCAATATATTATCGGAAGCGTGATAGTTTTAGCTGTTCTCACTTTTTCTTTTCTTTACATTTTAAATCTATCGATGATTCCTTATCAATCCGCTAAGGAAACGGCTAGTAAAATCGCTCGCCAATACGCAGATTTGGATAAAGTGGATCGCTTTGCTATCTATAATGGCAAAAAGAGTTATTATAGTCTTTTGGGGAAGAATCGCAAAAAGACACAGCTTGCTGTTTTGATAGAAGCTGATAGTGATAAAATCTATACTTATGAGTTGTCTAAAGGAATTAGTCAAGAGAAAGCAGAAAAAATCGCTAAAGATAATGGGGCCAAACAAATTGATAAAGTAACATTTGGCTATATCAAAGAGCAACCAATTTGGGAAATCAAATCTGGAACAACTTATTACAATGTTGAATTTGAAACTGGAAGGTTACTCAGTAAGGAGGGACTATGA
- a CDS encoding MarR family winged helix-turn-helix transcriptional regulator produces MDKLTKLLQENRLDLKTMIVLNKAIRTIRHFENQAAKQHNLTPTQFSVLETLYSKGNLRIQDLIDKMLATSGNMTVVIKNMIRNGWIFRTCDPSDRRSFLVGLTPEGRSKIEAVLPDHIQNIQQGLSVLTGEEKEDLIQILKKFKNLS; encoded by the coding sequence ATGGATAAACTAACAAAACTTTTACAAGAAAATCGTCTTGATTTAAAAACAATGATTGTTTTAAATAAAGCAATTCGTACAATTCGACATTTTGAAAACCAAGCAGCAAAACAACATAACCTTACTCCCACTCAATTTTCCGTCTTAGAAACTCTTTATAGCAAAGGAAACTTACGCATTCAAGACTTAATTGATAAAATGCTTGCTACATCTGGAAATATGACCGTTGTTATTAAAAATATGATACGAAATGGCTGGATTTTTCGGACCTGTGACCCATCTGATCGACGTTCATTTTTAGTCGGATTGACCCCAGAAGGGCGTAGCAAAATTGAAGCAGTGCTTCCAGATCATATTCAAAATATCCAGCAAGGACTCAGCGTTTTAACAGGGGAAGAGAAAGAAGATTTAATTCAGATTCTAAAAAAATTTAAAAATTTGAGCTAG
- a CDS encoding NADPH-dependent FMN reductase: protein MSKKVLFIVGSFRQGSFNHQLAAQAENILTDKAEVSYLDFKDIPFFNQDIESPAPAAVAKAREEILSADAIWIFSPTYNWSIPGVVKNLLDWLSRALDLSDPTGPSALNEKLVTVSSVANGTSPDEVFKHYRSLLPFIRMNVVEPFTGVAVNPEAWGTGQLTVSEEKQAELAAQAEALLAAIN from the coding sequence ATGTCTAAAAAAGTACTATTTATTGTCGGGTCTTTTCGTCAAGGCTCATTCAACCATCAATTAGCTGCTCAAGCTGAAAATATCCTTACTGACAAAGCTGAAGTTTCTTATCTTGATTTCAAAGATATTCCATTTTTCAACCAAGATATTGAAAGCCCAGCTCCTGCCGCTGTTGCCAAAGCTCGTGAAGAAATTCTTTCCGCTGACGCTATCTGGATTTTCTCCCCAACTTATAACTGGTCTATTCCAGGTGTTGTTAAGAATCTTCTGGATTGGTTATCACGTGCTCTTGATCTTTCAGATCCTACTGGACCTTCTGCTCTCAACGAAAAGCTTGTAACAGTTTCTTCTGTAGCAAATGGAACTTCTCCAGATGAAGTTTTCAAACATTATCGTAGCCTCCTTCCATTTATTCGCATGAATGTCGTTGAACCATTTACTGGTGTTGCTGTGAATCCAGAAGCTTGGGGAACAGGTCAACTCACAGTTTCTGAAGAAAAACAAGCTGAACTCGCAGCCCAAGCTGAAGCTTTATTAGCAGCAATTAACTAA
- the yaaA gene encoding peroxide stress protein YaaA → MKILIPTAKEMNLSLKPHGKYFLSEQTKTIVASLSQYSIEELAKLYHVNLERAEEEHLHLQQLKNEQALTYPALHLFDGLMYRNIKRSDLMEKELRYIDNHLLITSSLYGIMPAMALISPHRLDFLVKCAISGKSLKNYWRNDYDAAISGEEMILSLLSSEFETVFSKSVRDKMLRFKFLEDREGSLKVHSTISKKARGQFLTALIENQITTKEEIKQLQFADFAFREDLSTIDTYVFVKENKQKTE, encoded by the coding sequence ATGAAAATTTTAATTCCAACTGCAAAGGAAATGAATCTTAGCCTTAAACCGCATGGCAAGTATTTTCTTTCAGAGCAAACAAAAACAATTGTAGCTAGCCTGTCACAGTATTCTATTGAAGAGTTAGCGAAGCTTTATCATGTTAACCTGGAGCGGGCAGAAGAGGAGCATCTTCATCTGCAACAATTAAAAAATGAGCAAGCTCTTACTTACCCAGCTTTGCATTTATTTGATGGTCTCATGTATCGAAATATCAAAAGAAGTGATTTAATGGAGAAAGAGTTGAGATATATAGACAATCATTTGCTCATTACCTCTAGTCTATATGGTATTATGCCAGCTATGGCGTTGATTTCACCTCATCGATTGGATTTTTTAGTGAAATGTGCTATTTCTGGCAAAAGCTTGAAAAATTATTGGCGCAATGATTATGATGCAGCTATTTCAGGTGAGGAAATGATTTTGTCTCTGTTATCAAGTGAGTTTGAGACGGTGTTTTCCAAATCTGTGCGTGATAAGATGCTTCGGTTTAAATTTTTAGAAGATAGAGAAGGAAGTTTGAAAGTTCACTCAACTATTTCTAAGAAGGCTCGGGGGCAATTTTTAACTGCTTTAATTGAAAATCAAATAACAACGAAAGAGGAAATCAAGCAATTACAATTTGCAGACTTTGCTTTTCGAGAAGATTTATCTACTATAGATACTTATGTTTTTGTCAAGGAAAATAAGCAAAAAACGGAATGA
- a CDS encoding DUF1836 domain-containing protein, with the protein MKITQFPTWEELPDLDLYLDQVLLYVNGVNEQAFRGTDKSLTAAMVNNYVKHAHIPKPIKKKYNRIQIARLIVLTTLKPVFPIPDIIKTIQLLVNEKDSATLYNEFVYCMREEKTDNTAPAIEAACQTVKLFHQTKDLALSLERRTKDEPNP; encoded by the coding sequence TTGAAAATCACACAATTCCCAACTTGGGAGGAATTACCTGACTTAGATCTCTATCTTGACCAAGTTCTTCTCTATGTGAATGGTGTAAACGAACAGGCATTTCGTGGTACAGATAAATCTTTAACCGCTGCTATGGTTAATAACTATGTCAAACACGCTCACATTCCAAAACCAATTAAGAAGAAATATAATCGTATCCAGATTGCTCGATTGATTGTATTGACAACTTTGAAGCCTGTCTTTCCTATACCAGATATTATCAAAACGATTCAGCTTCTAGTAAACGAAAAGGATTCTGCTACTCTCTACAATGAATTTGTCTACTGTATGCGAGAGGAAAAAACAGATAATACTGCACCTGCTATTGAAGCAGCCTGTCAAACTGTAAAATTATTTCATCAAACGAAAGATCTTGCTTTATCCTTAGAAAGGAGGACAAAAGATGAACCAAACCCTTAA
- the trhA gene encoding PAQR family membrane homeostasis protein TrhA, whose amino-acid sequence MNQTLKLSKQLSFGEEIANAVTHAIGAIIMLILLPISAIYSYEEHGMLAAVGVSIFVISLFLMFLSSTIYHSMSYGSTHKYILRIIDHSMIYIAIAGSYTPVVLSLMNNWLGYLIIGIQWGTTIFGILYKIFAKKVNEKFSLALYLIMGWLVILIVPQIIGQTGPVFWGLMLAGGLCYTVGAGFYAKKKPYFHMIWHLFILAASALQYLAIVYFM is encoded by the coding sequence ATGAACCAAACCCTTAAACTTAGCAAGCAGCTGAGTTTTGGTGAAGAAATCGCCAATGCCGTTACTCATGCTATTGGTGCTATCATCATGCTAATTTTACTTCCGATTTCTGCTATTTACAGCTATGAAGAACATGGTATGCTTGCTGCCGTCGGAGTTTCAATTTTTGTCATCAGTTTATTTCTGATGTTTCTTTCTTCAACCATTTACCATTCTATGAGCTATGGTTCTACACACAAGTATATCTTGCGAATCATTGATCATTCGATGATTTATATCGCTATCGCTGGAAGCTATACCCCCGTTGTATTGTCTCTTATGAATAACTGGTTAGGTTACCTTATCATTGGCATTCAATGGGGAACCACCATTTTTGGTATTTTATATAAAATATTTGCTAAAAAAGTTAATGAAAAATTCAGTTTGGCACTGTATCTTATTATGGGATGGTTAGTGATTCTTATCGTTCCCCAAATCATTGGGCAAACAGGACCAGTCTTCTGGGGACTGATGCTGGCTGGAGGACTCTGCTATACTGTTGGTGCAGGATTTTATGCTAAGAAAAAGCCATATTTCCATATGATTTGGCATCTCTTCATCCTAGCAGCATCTGCTCTTCAGTATCTTGCAATTGTATATTTTATGTAA
- a CDS encoding ABC transporter permease: MNFVTMLSLLVSSMLIYAAPLIFTSIGGAYSEHAGIVNVGLEGIMVMGAFSGVVFNLTFVNTFGNLTPWLALLVGGIVGLIFSLIHAVATINFRADHVVSGTVLNLMAPALAIFLVKAFYNKGQTNNIQVSFGKFNFPLLSDIPVIGDIFFKHTSLMGYIAVAFAFLAWFIMFKTRFGLRLRSVGEHPQAADTLGINVYLMRYYGVMISGFLGGVGGAIYAQSISVNFAATTIIGPGFISLAAMIFGKWNPIGAMFSSLFFGLSQSLAVIGSQLPFLSHVPAVYLQIAPYVLTIVVLAAFFGKAVAPKADGVNYIKSK; the protein is encoded by the coding sequence ATGAATTTTGTAACGATGTTAAGTCTATTAGTTTCCTCTATGCTGATTTATGCAGCACCTTTGATTTTTACAAGTATTGGTGGAGCTTATTCTGAGCATGCAGGAATTGTCAATGTCGGACTCGAAGGTATTATGGTAATGGGGGCTTTTTCAGGAGTTGTCTTTAACCTTACCTTTGTCAATACTTTTGGAAATTTAACTCCGTGGCTGGCACTTTTGGTTGGCGGTATTGTGGGATTGATTTTCTCTCTTATCCATGCTGTTGCAACGATTAATTTCCGAGCCGATCATGTTGTTAGTGGTACAGTGCTCAATTTGATGGCACCTGCCTTAGCAATTTTCTTGGTAAAAGCTTTCTATAACAAAGGACAAACTAATAATATTCAAGTATCATTTGGCAAATTTAACTTTCCGCTATTATCAGATATTCCTGTCATTGGAGATATTTTCTTCAAACATACCAGTCTAATGGGGTATATTGCAGTAGCATTTGCCTTTCTAGCTTGGTTCATTATGTTTAAGACGAGATTTGGGCTGCGTTTACGTTCTGTAGGGGAACACCCACAAGCGGCTGATACATTGGGAATCAATGTTTATCTCATGCGTTATTATGGTGTGATGATTTCAGGTTTCCTTGGCGGTGTTGGCGGTGCGATTTATGCTCAATCTATCTCAGTAAACTTTGCTGCAACAACGATTATCGGACCAGGCTTTATCTCACTGGCTGCTATGATTTTTGGTAAATGGAACCCAATTGGAGCTATGTTTTCAAGTCTCTTCTTTGGACTGTCACAAAGTTTAGCTGTTATCGGAAGTCAATTGCCATTCCTATCACATGTACCAGCAGTTTATTTGCAAATTGCACCGTATGTACTAACTATTGTCGTATTAGCAGCTTTCTTCGGAAAAGCTGTTGCACCAAAAGCAGATGGTGTTAATTATATCAAATCAAAATAA
- a CDS encoding ABC transporter permease gives MTKKTQQIAVPLISVVLGILLGAIVMWIFGYDAIWGYEELFKAAFGTVRNIGEIFRAMGPLILIALGFAVASRAGFFNVGLPGQALAGWILSGWFALSFPNLPRPIMILATVVIAAVAGGIIGAIPGILRAYLGTSEVIVTIMMNYIVLYVGNAMIHSFPKSVMQSIDSSIKVGANATYQTEWLRALTNNSRMNIGIFFAIIAVVLIWFMLKKTTLGFEIRSVGLNPNASEYAGMSAKRTIILSMIISGALAGVGGVVEGLGTFQNIYVQGSSLAVGFNGMAVSLLASNSPIGIPFAAFLFAVLQVGAPGMNTATIPAELVNIVTASIIFFVSIHYIIEHFIKPRKQAKVKGGK, from the coding sequence ATGACTAAGAAAACACAGCAAATTGCAGTGCCTTTGATTTCCGTTGTTCTTGGGATTTTGCTAGGTGCCATTGTCATGTGGATTTTTGGATATGATGCTATTTGGGGCTACGAAGAATTGTTCAAAGCAGCCTTTGGTACCGTTCGCAATATTGGAGAAATTTTCCGTGCAATGGGTCCACTTATTTTAATTGCTCTTGGATTTGCAGTGGCAAGCCGAGCTGGTTTCTTTAATGTCGGTTTACCAGGACAAGCCTTAGCAGGTTGGATTTTAAGTGGGTGGTTTGCACTTTCGTTTCCGAACCTTCCACGTCCGATTATGATTCTTGCGACAGTTGTTATTGCAGCAGTAGCCGGTGGGATTATTGGAGCAATTCCTGGTATTCTTCGTGCTTACTTAGGAACGAGTGAAGTTATTGTAACGATCATGATGAACTACATTGTTCTTTATGTTGGAAATGCAATGATTCATAGTTTCCCCAAGAGTGTCATGCAAAGTATTGATTCAAGTATTAAAGTTGGAGCAAATGCAACCTATCAAACAGAGTGGTTGCGAGCGTTGACAAACAATTCACGGATGAACATCGGAATCTTCTTTGCAATCATTGCAGTTGTTCTTATCTGGTTTATGTTGAAAAAAACAACACTTGGCTTTGAAATCCGCTCTGTCGGACTAAACCCAAATGCGAGTGAGTATGCAGGGATGTCTGCTAAAAGAACGATTATTCTTTCAATGATTATCTCAGGCGCGCTTGCTGGTGTCGGAGGTGTTGTCGAAGGACTAGGAACATTCCAAAACATCTATGTACAAGGAAGTTCTCTTGCTGTTGGATTTAATGGTATGGCCGTTAGTTTATTAGCTAGCAATTCACCAATTGGTATTCCATTTGCAGCCTTCTTATTTGCAGTGCTCCAAGTCGGTGCTCCAGGTATGAATACCGCAACGATTCCGGCTGAGTTGGTAAATATTGTAACAGCGTCTATTATTTTCTTCGTAAGTATTCATTATATCATTGAACACTTTATCAAACCAAGAAAACAAGCAAAAGTCAAGGGAGGAAAATAA